The Saprospiraceae bacterium genome includes a window with the following:
- a CDS encoding IGHMBP2 family helicase: MDRKIIQERFENIIKAIEAERKHDELFFKNLHESKSLQEKVDSGFVWYPIDIVRVSYTIGDYVEVEVKNTKMQKKDHRFNAGVAVGIFSSLDEDLFIRGIVNSIRRDTMKILIPSDFIDQIPEKGLTGIEMIYDDRPYKVMLSAIQDVIKSDLPHIRTLTNALASGELEQRLNILNENSSVPTFLNSLNPSQRAAVSCAALVPVISIIHGPPGTGKTTTMIGLCQVLLHTEKRILVCAPSNNAVDLLAERLSEKGVSVLRVGNISRIADDLTHLTIEEKVKNHPEWNHIKKVKIQARETEKKAFQYRRQFGHEERELRKELKKEARDLHKWASELEDRLTDSIVKSSHVIATTLIGVSNRILKDIHFDTVIIDEASQALEPECWNAILKAKRVILAGDHLQLPPTVKSPEALKAGMAITMLDILAPRLKECYLLDTQYRMHQLILSFSNARFYEGKLLSDPKAGEHLLRNDTEPLIFIDTAGCGFDEEHDEETKSYQNDGEYQIIKEHLLQQSEKYMGSSIGIISPYKDQVKYIREQLSDDSNLHSLDIEVNSIDGFQGQEKDIIYISLVRSNDKGEIGFLKDERRLNVAMTRAKKKLVLVGDSACIGQNELFASMIAHIEETGTYESAWNYMVY; the protein is encoded by the coding sequence ATGGACAGGAAAATAATTCAGGAGAGATTTGAAAATATCATCAAAGCCATAGAAGCTGAAAGGAAACATGATGAATTGTTTTTTAAAAATCTGCATGAAAGCAAAAGTTTACAGGAAAAGGTAGATTCAGGTTTTGTTTGGTATCCTATAGATATCGTCAGGGTATCATATACTATAGGTGACTATGTCGAAGTTGAAGTCAAAAATACCAAAATGCAAAAAAAAGACCATCGGTTCAATGCAGGTGTAGCCGTAGGAATATTCAGCTCCCTCGATGAAGACCTCTTTATACGCGGCATAGTCAACTCCATCAGAAGAGACACCATGAAAATCCTGATTCCATCGGATTTTATTGACCAAATTCCTGAAAAAGGACTCACAGGAATAGAAATGATTTATGATGACCGACCATATAAAGTCATGTTGTCAGCAATTCAGGATGTGATAAAATCAGATTTACCCCATATCCGTACATTGACCAATGCGCTGGCTTCAGGTGAGTTAGAACAGCGACTGAATATTCTAAATGAAAATAGTTCTGTTCCTACTTTTCTGAATAGTTTAAACCCTTCTCAAAGAGCAGCTGTAAGCTGTGCTGCTTTGGTTCCTGTTATTTCCATCATACACGGTCCACCGGGTACAGGGAAGACCACTACAATGATTGGGCTTTGTCAGGTATTGCTCCATACAGAAAAAAGAATCCTGGTCTGCGCTCCGAGCAATAATGCCGTGGATCTGCTGGCTGAAAGACTTTCAGAAAAGGGAGTTTCAGTGTTGAGGGTAGGCAATATCTCGCGCATTGCAGACGATCTTACGCATCTGACCATCGAAGAAAAGGTAAAAAACCACCCTGAATGGAATCATATCAAAAAAGTAAAAATTCAAGCCAGAGAAACAGAAAAAAAAGCTTTTCAATACAGAAGGCAGTTTGGACATGAAGAGCGCGAATTGAGAAAAGAGTTGAAAAAAGAAGCCCGGGATCTGCACAAATGGGCTTCAGAGCTTGAAGACAGACTCACAGACTCCATAGTCAAATCATCACATGTCATTGCCACTACGCTGATAGGTGTCAGCAACAGGATACTTAAAGACATACATTTTGATACTGTCATTATCGATGAAGCATCTCAGGCACTTGAACCTGAATGCTGGAATGCCATCCTGAAAGCAAAACGTGTTATTCTTGCGGGAGATCACCTTCAGTTGCCACCTACTGTGAAGAGTCCGGAAGCACTTAAAGCCGGAATGGCGATCACCATGCTGGACATCCTTGCACCGAGACTTAAGGAATGTTACCTCCTGGATACACAATACAGAATGCATCAGCTGATTTTGTCCTTTTCAAATGCTAGATTTTATGAAGGAAAGCTGTTATCTGATCCAAAAGCAGGCGAACATCTACTGAGAAATGATACAGAACCATTGATTTTTATCGACACTGCCGGATGCGGCTTTGACGAGGAGCACGACGAAGAAACCAAAAGTTATCAAAACGACGGCGAATATCAGATCATCAAAGAACATCTTCTTCAGCAATCTGAAAAATATATGGGGTCATCCATAGGTATCATAAGTCCCTATAAAGATCAGGTAAAGTATATCAGAGAGCAATTGTCAGATGATTCCAACCTTCATTCACTCGATATCGAAGTCAACTCCATCGATGGGTTTCAAGGTCAGGAGAAAGATATCATTTACATATCTTTGGTGAGAAGTAATGATAAAGGAGAGATCGGATTTCTAAAAGATGAAAGGAGACTCAATGTGGCCATGACCCGGGCCAAGAAAAAACTTGTACTGGTAGGTGACTCCGCATGTATAGGTCAAAATGAACTCTTTGCCTCTATGATTGCTCACATTGAAGAAACCGGAACTTATGAATCAGCATGGAATTATATGGTCTATTGA